The sequence GTCGCCGCGCTGGTCGCCGCGCCGCTCGTCGCGGTGGCGGCGACGCTCGTCGCGAACCTGTACGTCGAGCGCCTGTGCTTCGCGCCGCATCGCGGCAGCGCGAAGGTCGGCACCCATGTCACCGCGATGGCCGCCAGCTTCGCCGTGTGGATGCAGGTCGAGGAAGCGAGCGTGCTGCTGCTGCCCGCGCACGCGAACCCGTTCCCGTCGCCGTTCGCGCGGCTGCCGGCCGCGTGGCAGGCCGGCCCGCTGCGCGCGGACCACGCGATCGCGTTCGGCTGCGCCGCGCTCGCGACGCTCGGCTGCTGGCTGCTGATCCACCGGACCCGGTTCGGCCTCGCGGTGCGCGCGGTCGTCGACGACGCCGAGGCCGCCGCGTTCATGGGCGTCGACGTGCGCCGCGTGTCGGCGCGGGTGTTCGCGCTCGCGGCGGCGCTCGGCGCGCTCGGCGGCTGCCTGATCGCCGGCCTCCACGGCCAGGTGAGCGCGATGTTCGCGATGTGGGCGACGCTCAAGGGGCTCGCCGCCGCGGTGCTCGGCGGCTTCGGCTCGATGCCGGGCGCGATCGCGGGCGGGCTCGCGCTCGGCGCGGTCGAGACGGTGCTGCAGGCCCGCGTCGGCGCCGAATACCGCGATCTCGCGTCGAACCTGCTGCTGCTCGCGGTGCTGTGCGTGCGGCCCGGCGGGCTCGCGTCGCTCGTGCCCTGCACTCGCGCGCGCGCCGCGCTGCTCGGCCGCGCGGAGGCCGGCCCATGACGCTGCTCGCGAACTTCGGGCTGCTGGCGTTTCTCGCGCTGTCCGCGTACGTGCTCGCGATCGGCGGCGACTGGTCGTTCGGCCAGCAGGCGCCGTTCGCGCTCGGCGCGTATGCGGGCGCGGCGGCGACGGTGCTCCTCGCGTGGCCGCTCGCGGCCGCGCTCGCGCTCGCGGCGGCGGTCGGCGTCGCCGCCGGGCTCGTGCTGCGCGCGCTCACGCTGCGGCTGCATGCGCTCGGCTTCTCGCTCGCGACGCTCGCGGCCGCCGAAACGGTGCGCCAGGCGCTGGCGGTCGTGCGCGTGCAGCGGCCCGGCGCGGACGGCGAGCCGGTCGGCCCGAACGGCGCCGAAGGCTTCGCCGGCATCCGCTACGTGTTCGAGCACGGGATGACGCCTAGCGACGTCGCGCTCGTCGTGTGGAGCGTGCTCGCGCTCGTGTTCGCCGGGCTCGTCGTGCTCGAACGCACGCGCTTCGGCCGCGCGCTGCGGATGACCGGCGAGGACCCGGCGCTCGCCGGCGCGCTCGGCATCGACGTGCGGCGCACGAAGCTCGGCGCGGCGGCGCTCGCGGGCGGGATCGCGGCGCTCGGCGGCGCGCTGTACGCGCACTGCAACACCTATGTCGAGCCGGACAACTTCGACGTGATGCTCGGCATCCACGGGCTGTCGTACGCGCTGATCGGCGGGCTCGGCGCGCCGCTCGGGGCGTTCGCGGGCGTCGCCGTCGATCTCGGCCTGCTCGAGGGCAGCCGGCTGTTTCACGGCTACCGGATGATCGTGTTCGGCGGGCTCGTCGCGGTGATCCTCGTCGTGCGCCCGCGCGGGCTGATCGATGAAACCCTCGTCGCGAAGCTGTGCGGGTGGAATGCAATGCGTATTCGGCGCGTGATGTGCGTCTTTTCCCTCTCGCCGCTGCTGCTGCCGCGCCGCTTGCGCCGCCGCGCGGCGCGGCGCCAACCGGAACAAACATGACCCTTCCGCATTTCCACCTCGCCGCCGCCCGGTGGCCGCTGCGCCGTGCGCGCGCGCTGGCGACGATCGTCGTGCTGGCGGCCGCCCTCCCCGCCGCACACGCCGCGGCCCCCGACGCGCGGATCGCGTGCAAGCCGGCCGGCGCCGCGTCGGCCTACGACTGCGCAATCGATCTTGCCGATCCGCGCACGCACGCGCCCGTCGACGGCGCGCGTTTCACGGTGACGGCCGACATGCCGTCGATGCCGATGGCGCACAACATCACGCCAGTCGATGCGATGCCCGACGGCCAGCCGGGGCGCTACCGCGCGCGGCTCGCGCTGGAAATGGACGGTGTGTGGCTCGTCA is a genomic window of Burkholderia cepacia containing:
- a CDS encoding branched-chain amino acid ABC transporter permease; its protein translation is MSALPFDALALGASYALLASGFTLVFGVLRRVNLAYGATVMFGLYAAIRLTAPLPPVAALVAAPLVAVAATLVANLYVERLCFAPHRGSAKVGTHVTAMAASFAVWMQVEEASVLLLPAHANPFPSPFARLPAAWQAGPLRADHAIAFGCAALATLGCWLLIHRTRFGLAVRAVVDDAEAAAFMGVDVRRVSARVFALAAALGALGGCLIAGLHGQVSAMFAMWATLKGLAAAVLGGFGSMPGAIAGGLALGAVETVLQARVGAEYRDLASNLLLLAVLCVRPGGLASLVPCTRARAALLGRAEAGP
- a CDS encoding branched-chain amino acid ABC transporter permease — encoded protein: MTLLANFGLLAFLALSAYVLAIGGDWSFGQQAPFALGAYAGAAATVLLAWPLAAALALAAAVGVAAGLVLRALTLRLHALGFSLATLAAAETVRQALAVVRVQRPGADGEPVGPNGAEGFAGIRYVFEHGMTPSDVALVVWSVLALVFAGLVVLERTRFGRALRMTGEDPALAGALGIDVRRTKLGAAALAGGIAALGGALYAHCNTYVEPDNFDVMLGIHGLSYALIGGLGAPLGAFAGVAVDLGLLEGSRLFHGYRMIVFGGLVAVILVVRPRGLIDETLVAKLCGWNAMRIRRVMCVFSLSPLLLPRRLRRRAARRQPEQT
- a CDS encoding FixH family protein gives rise to the protein MTLPHFHLAAARWPLRRARALATIVVLAAALPAAHAAAPDARIACKPAGAASAYDCAIDLADPRTHAPVDGARFTVTADMPSMPMAHNITPVDAMPDGQPGRYRARLALEMDGVWLVKLTFSAPVRDRVVRKLRFDGGSGGSGGSAG